CCTTGaaccattgtggtgagtttatgggAATGGCAAAATGTATGCGACTGGAATTTGCAGCTTTGGGAAATGAGAGAAACAATTATTCCCCagaaactagaattatctgttctgaatttctgacatgtgtaAACTGATTTTACAGGGTTACAAGGCATGGATTGACAGAAAGGAAACTCAAATCAATTATCacatcgagatctgacagtcactcaattcatcaggatcTGAATGTTATCAGCTTTTGAATGTGgaaagagaaatgtttgtctgttctgtctgtgggaaaggatttcaaacatcattgtgactggaaaagcacagcgacacacacacacccgagtgagagtgctgCAGTGAACTGacaggaaagagctttaaccagttgcaCAGCCTGAAAAACACCACACCCTCACAGCGAGaagaaactgtacacgtgttctgtgtgtggaagaagtttcaactgatcatccaaaatGGAGAGACAGAAGGACGCCGGCACCattgagaaaccgtggaaatgtggggattgtgggaagggattccgtttcccttctgagctggaaactcatcaccgcagtcacaccggggagagaccattcacctgttccgagtgtggaaagggattcactcgactaacacatctgactgcacaccaacttgttcactctgacatgagaccttttaaatgttccgattgtgagaagagctttaaaaacaaatttaatcttctgacgcaccagcgagttcacactggggagaggccgttcacttgctccgagtgtgggaagggattcactcagttatccagccttttgacacaccagcgaatgcacagcggggagaaaccattcacgtgcactgattgtgggaagagattcgctcagttatccaatcttctgacacaccagcgaggtcacactggagagaaaccattcacctgtcctgagtgtggggtGACATTCGCTCAGTTATGCAAACTGTTGgatcatcagcgggttcacactggggagagaccattcacatgctgtgtgtgtgggaagggattcgctcagtcatccacccggctgagacaccagcgcattcacactggggtgagacagtttatctgctctgaatgtgggaagggattcactcagtctgcCCAACTCACCtcacaccaacgtgttcactctgacgcgagaccttttaaatgttccacctgtgagaagagctttaaaggcaaaatggatctgctgattcaccagcgcagtcacactggagagaggccgttcacctgtaccatgtgtgggaagggattcactcagcattCCCTCCGGCTCAAACACCAgcgcagtcacaccagggagacattattcatctgctctgtgtgtgggaagggattcactcattcattcaccctgcagaaacaccagcgagttcacaagcgattacaggggttggattctgatattgctgctgttaatcacatccaggactgaaccatgttcattctgacagttggagttTGTTTCAGTTGTTGTTAATTATTCCTGTGACTCGGCCGGAGTTTAATATTCTGTATATAGATTaattaaattagatttgtgttaatgACAGTGTTCCAGTCCTTGATTTCTGTCAGATAGGAGGAAACTGATTGATGTCCTGTTCCTGACTGTTCCATTGTTGTGTCTTTTCTGATTTGTTTTGTATGATGTGGTAAAGTAAAGAGTAAGACCAGAGAGAAAGGTAAgaatatgggaaatgataaacagattGTGGCAGGAAGAGACGGAAAGAACACATTTAAAATTACATCAGATAAACGTTACAAATATAATAAAAGAACAAAACCAAAGGCTCTGTAGCAAAACACAagtagcatttgaaacaaaactgATGAATTGCCAGCACCTATAGAAATAAGTAAGTACGATCTGATGGCCATTGCagacatagattgggacctgaatttttttatattcattcatggcatgtgggtgtcactggccagtccaacatttattgcccatccctcatttcccttcaaaaggtggtgatgagctgaatATTGTAATGCATGTGAAATTTAAGAAGGACAGAAATCTTGGAAAAGATGGAAGAGTGCCTCTGTTAATTGTTGATGGTGTTAGCACATTAGACAGGGATGAccgaagttcaggaaaccaggatgtaggaATGGTTTGGTTTGAGATGAAAAATGGTAAAGGCAAGAATTTACTTCTGGGAGTGGTGTGCAGGCCTCCTAATTGTAACTACACAGGAGACCAGAGTTAAAAGAAAGAGATAATGGGAGTTTGTCAGAAAAGGTACAGCGATAATCAAGGGGGATTTTAGTAAAGttataaactggaaaaatcagatggtcGAAGGTAGCATAGGTGAGGAGTTCACAGAATGATTTTGCGATAGTTTCTACAATCAGCACATTTTGGAGCCATCCAGAGGGCAGTTTATACCAGACATCGTATTGTGCAAAAGGATGAATTGATAACCTCATGGTGAAGACATCCCcaggtaacagtgatcataatttgATTGAATCTGACATGCAGTTTGAGGGGAAGAAGATTGAGTCCAAGACGAGTAAGTTAAGCTTAAATAAGagcaattatttttatttatttattcattttttaaaaatttaggatacccaattattttttcccaattaaggggcaatttagcgtggccaatccacctagcatgcacatctttgggttgtgggggaaataaGAGCAATCATTAGGGCATCAAAACAGAGCTAGCTAAAATGAATTGGCAAATGAGCTTGTGTGTCAGGTAAATAGAGATTCTGTGCCAGACATTCAAAGAGATATTTCATTATACACAGAATAGATATATTTTCGTGAGAATGGAAAATTCCAGgggaggacccagcatctgtctttaactaaaaaagttaaagaaatattgatatgggccagggtttaaaaagctCCAAActatttcatggagttcacctgacctccaaTAGTTTATCAATTTTgattacgaggagcacaagggcctacttttcaggtgttattcaacagaggccttaaacaCTTTCAAACAAAACAAAGATAATTCGACAAATTCAGCTAACATTTTATAAGCACACAcactaagcatttttatcaactgcaaacataaataccccacacagctacagttctctctctctctctatatatatatatatatatatatatatttatatatatataacccttaataacttccctttcaactgtttcaatttgatatcAATATCCACTAAACTAGGAAAAATTATTTtacccaaaacagtaggtttgaattctttccagagaacagttatcacttttaaattatcaagtgatctggacaccttttaacatgcagagggagacaaaata
This portion of the Scyliorhinus torazame isolate Kashiwa2021f chromosome 5, sScyTor2.1, whole genome shotgun sequence genome encodes:
- the LOC140419499 gene encoding uncharacterized protein: MERQKDAGTIEKPWKCGDCGKGFRFPSELETHHRSHTGERPFTCSECGKGFTRLTHLTAHQLVHSDMRPFKCSDCEKSFKNKFNLLTHQRVHTGERPFTCSECGKGFTQLSSLLTHQRMHSGEKPFTCTDCGKRFAQLSNLLTHQRGHTGEKPFTCPECGVTFAQLCKLLDHQRVHTGERPFTCCVCGKGFAQSSTRLRHQRIHTGVRQFICSECGKGFTQSAQLTSHQRVHSDARPFKCSTCEKSFKGKMDLLIHQRSHTGERPFTCTMCGKGFTQHSLRLKHQRSHTRETLFICSVCGKGFTHSFTLQKHQRVHKRLQGLDSDIAAVNHIQD